AAGTAGGAGCTGAGAGAGAACAGGTACATTTCACTTTAAGAAAACCTAGCATGGAGGAAATGCAAATATACAAAAGGCATAAATCTGGAGCCAATTATTTCCATTACAGAAAGATTCCATGAAAGGTTCCTTTAAATAGCGAGGTCCCCTACTGCATTAAAATGATGATTCAATTTACAAAAATTCACATTGCATGCAGTTCTTCAGGACCACTTCTGTGGGCTAAGCCAGCCTTAtacctgattttattttattttatttttgaagccaCGGCCTAAATAATGTTCAGGGTAGCTGCCACCACTTATCTGGAGCCTCTTGGAAATTCCCACTCTCTTCAAGACTTCCTTCTGACTTCCTATCCCAGAGTGTTGAGAGACAATCTGGGTGGTGATCAAGAGCTGCTGGCTCCCACCCTGACGGGGCTGCATTTCATTAGGGGGGGAAGAGATGCATTCGCGTCCTGTCTGTGCACGGGTGTGGTTGTGCAAGCCTGTGCCCTCCGTGCACCACGCAGGCAGATGCAGATACACAAAAGTCACTGCCCTCGCTTTCTGACTAACCTAAATTCATTCCTGCTGTGAGAGTTATAAATGGAAGCTTCTAGTCTCCTGGTGGATAGGGCCTTCTGGTAATCTCTGCCCTGAATTTGCTTATGTGTTCTTTACCtttgcatcaaaaaaaaaaaaaaaaagaaaagaaacttcccCAGACTCTGGGCCTGCGTCACATTACCCAGATGTGgaaccctcctcttcctctgcatcTCCCTACAAAGCCCCAAATGGTTTTCTGATTTAGAAAATTAAGTATAATCTGACTCTTGTGGCAAGCTATGAAATTCGCAACCAACAGACGCTCCCATTAAATGTATAACATACACAACATCTAAAAGTATCCGCCGATCTAGCATGAACTTGAATTATAGCGGCATTCAGTGCCCCTCGGGTAGGATCACCAGCCTCGTCCCAAGCACTCAGACTTGGGCAGTTCTCCAGTGGACCCTAAAGCTCCTAGGAATGCTGACTGGCTCacatgttggaattttttttttggttctgcaAAAGCAACTTAATCCAGGGAAGGGCACCTGAAAGAGATGGTATCTTCCCTTTCTGTGTGCATGGTCTTCCAATGCCTAGAATCACCGTCATAACTTTGCAGACACAGAGTACAAGTATCATCTCTATTTCAtctatggtatttttaaaatttccaaccTAAATTTCTTcccaggaatatatatatatattttttttacaaacacATCTTACTGTTTCTGTTGGAAAAAGTAAAATCAGACCGTAACAGTGAACACATCGGCTCACTCGGACACCTGGTCTACAGCGATCAATCCTCTTTGAGATGAAAGCTCTCAGGCCAGTGAGTGGTCAAATACCTCTTTTCCTCCCATCTTCCCAGAGTCACTGGTTTGAGCCAAGGGGCCCCGATGGCCCTGGGCTGTAATAGCCGCATAGGTGCAGCCATAGATGGCAGCCACCAACATCATGAGACACACGATTCCACATACAACCCCCGTGATGACAACGGTGGCCACGGCGTGGCGCAGGTTGGTGGGCCTTGGCTTGGGTTTGACCTCACACGTCACAGGGTCTCGCTCCCCAGAGATCCGGTTCTCAGGAGGCTTGGGGACCTCCCGGTGGGCAGTGCCATGCTGCTGACCCTGTGAGGGCACCAGATGTGGAACAGGAAGAGGACAGGGCTGGTACAGCTCGTGAGGAATCCTAAGGAGATCCTTCCCCTTCCACATATCAGGTGACCCGCAGATGACACCATCCATTACTCcccctttaaaaaacaaaagcagagaaTGATAACAGAACCCAGATACAACTGTGGTCCAAAAtctttagcttaaaaaaaaaaaaaggtaggcaGATGGAATTTATAAAGTatctttataaactttttttttcccagagtcaAAGATTTTAACAATCATACTTTATGATTTTAGGATTTCTAAATTAGCTAAATGCTAAAAATGCCACACACTAAATTGGCAATTACATATGACCCAGAACTCATCAGAAGCCAAGTCACCTTTACATCATATAAATGCTGACGGGGAAAGACAATTCCAAGGCTGACAAGAAGGGACTCCCAGGGCCGACACCAAGGGTGCCATAGCCCTCGGCATTCCTGCGGCCAAGCCCCTAACGAGCCCCGAGCCCTGCCACACAAGAAATCTTTTGTGCCAGATTCCTAttataaacctaaaaaaaaaaaaaaaaaaaaaaaaaaaaaacacagaacaaaTGTGCATTGTTATGATGCTGTGTGTTGATCACTGAGATGCCAGGTGTCTCCCAACTGTCCTCAGTGATGCCAAGGGCAGTGGTGGCAAGGTCCTTACAGTGCTTTGTGTATCTCGGAATTTGCCAATACGATTGGTTTCGTTCGTGGGATTAAGTATAATTAACCTGTCTCCTCAGGCCTCGAAACAGTTTACTACTTTGAGTACCTGATCTTCCAAAGGGTTATTAAGTGCACTTTCCATTCCCCATGAGGCAGTTGATTTCCTTGGGTGTGTAGACTTCTGAAtttgggggcggggcgggggggttCCATTGCTCAGGAATTCTCTAGAGAGAGCGCTGGGTTCACACACTTCCTTCTGGACGAGGTTGATCACTGATTTACTGAAAAAGAACTTTTTTGACGAAATTCTCTGCCGTAAAAGCATCAGATTTGTATCCGACTTGTTAGTTTACAAAGCACAGATGGGTCCTTACGCTCCGCTAGGAGAGGAAATTCTTAAGCAAACTCATGCAGGTCCTGAGCAGACCAATCAACATCTAAACTCAGTCCTTGCCCATCATTCTCAAGTTTCCCTCACCCCTCTCACTGTCCTGCTCTACTTCCTCCTCTCTGGAGAATCGTGAGGCCAGGGCAGTGGGCAGGAGAATCCTCATAAAGTCCTTGGACGGGGCAAAACTCTCCTGTGATCTGTGACTCAGTTCTCCCAGCCTGCTATAAACACCTCTCCCAGGAGGACTCTCTTAGCCAAATTAGATGGAAGATTCTTCGCACAGATGGTTGGTGGATTGTGAAATTATGGCAGACCTACACACATGGAGGTCATTACTTCAACTTATTAGCACCTGCCATCACACAGCCCTTCAGAGTTTGGGAATGCTTTCCTATCCATCCTACCTAAGCCTTTTAATGCAAGCCCTAAGTGGCCCTGTAAGTACATAGGACCACTCCACAGTGCAAGAGTTGTCACGTGGCCCAGGCACATCAGGGTGGGTGGCAATGGCAAAATTCAGCCTGTGCCCTTTCTGCTGCCATTGCTTAAACCTGAATCACCTACCGCCAGGATGTCTCTAGCCCCGCCCCCCTGGCTTCTTCTGTGATCCCTTGAGGCAAGAGTTGAGACTCTAAAGCTAAAAAGGTAAAAgaggaatttcttctttttccaagcTGTTGGTTCTCAGGAGGCCAGAGGTACGGGGTAGCCACCCAAGGTGTCATTCAGCTGCACTGTCATTGAAGTCTTGCCATATAGATCATTGCATTTCTGTGCACCTGGCCATTAGAGTCTCTCCCTGGGAGTTTGTTGCGAGGAAGAAGgccagagagagaaatgaagagcAGGGCTCTGAGAAGTACTAAGTACATTTAACCTGGCCAAAGAGCACTGATACTTCCACCAGGGGACGAAGGTCTCCTGCCAAGAGCAATTCCATCAGCTAACCTATACCTAGACCAAGGTGATTTATTTAATGATTCCACAACTGGCTTTCTCTAGCTTCAGTCTTCTCAATGTTCAGTGTTAGAATGGGATCCACATCTTGGGACACAGAGGCAAGGGAATACATAGACTAGAGCCTAGGACTGTGGAAGGAGCCGTGACTCCCAACAGCTACATGGCCTCCTAtgcagctatatccccagccaggATCTCCCTCGCACCCTGTCACCCCTATCTCAGAGGCCATGACATCAGAGACAACTCTGCTGACTACAGCATGAGGAGCTTACCCGCTTCTAGATTTATATAAGTTGACAATGCAAGAAGCTCCAGCTTGCCATGAGCACACTGTCCCCCACCTGACCACTAGTGGCTTTCAACCTCTGTCTTGGAAAAAATTGGATTCAGATCTCAAATCTGCACATGACTTAGTTATACAACCCCAAAAGGTCTTTGACCATACCGTGCCTCCACCTGTGCTTCTGAAAAGTGAGAGACGGGGAGAATAATGAAATTCGCTTCCCATGATTGCTCTGTGGGTTCAGTTGGATAAACCATGTCAAGTATTTTGCACCATACCTAGTCTAGAGTCAGTGTTTAATAAAGTTAGTGATAAGCATTAAGATGGTTTGCTTACTCGTAAATAAAGAGGAATAGTCAATGTAGAATCTATGTGCACGTTTTTGTGGAGGAGATATGGTTAAGTATTCATCAACATACCTCTTTTGCCCTTAGGCCCGTACTCTTTGGGGTCATTTTGGGGCCAAGTGACTGAGTTCCACCTAATGGAACCCATGAATGCCATTTCCAGGAGATGACATCTCCAGCATGGTCTTACGTGGGTTTTGTCCCCTTTAGGTGGTGGTGTTGGAGATTGTGTGGTGAAGTTGGCCACATCGCAACCTAAGAGAGGCTTATATCCCTGAACAATGCATGGAAGGCAGACCCTGTCCCCAGTTCTCTTGAACCCTAAAATGAGTGAGCAACAGACATTTTCTTGTATAAATGACTGAAGTTTGGGGATGTCTGTTAAATCAATTAACACCTCTGGGATTGCTTTGGTTTATAAGGATATTGATTAATATCTATtcctttattttgcctttattcAATGCATTCATTATATGACTTTCATATTTAGTAtcaatatggatttttttctagttattttggGACATCCAGATTTCCGGTGCCCCCaaatgatttttcctttctctgacaCAAGGCTGATATCTATAATCCTGTGCTCTGTCACGAGGGAGGGTGAACTGCCTCACTGCTTCTGAGGATCATCATGGGCCTTGATACTATCACTTTTCATCTGGTGACACTGAGCACTAGGGAACAATATTAATTTTCCCAAAGACCACCAGCAAGTTTTGTGGTTGAGTAAGGAGAACTTCATCCCATCCCACATTGCTTCTAACATCCCTGGCCTGGGAACTCTGGTCTAATCAAGAAATATTCTTCTTTGATGAAAAGTCTTTTGTGTGATGGTCTGGTATATGCCTACGATTTAATCCAGAATACAATAGCTCAAGCTCCTTACCCCCAGCTGTAATTAGTTGCATTTGAAACATCCTATCAGAAGGAGATTGGCACATGCTATAGCTCCTGTTGTCAGTTAACTGGAATGTTGGCTGGTGAC
This genomic interval from Marmota flaviventris isolate mMarFla1 chromosome 1, mMarFla1.hap1, whole genome shotgun sequence contains the following:
- the Lrtm1 gene encoding leucine-rich repeat and transmembrane domain-containing protein 1, producing MTLNLSNNSLSHLAPEVFHGLRHLHVLNLTHNFLLSLESRLFHSLPQLRELDVSFNNISHLPTSLAEPWENLTLFEVRQNQLHYLDRRLLESMPSLRLLFLKDNLWKCNCHLLGLKLWLEKFIYAGGVMDGVICGSPDMWKGKDLLRIPHELYQPCPLPVPHLVPSQGQQHGTAHREVPKPPENRISGERDPVTCEVKPKPRPTNLRHAVATVVITGVVCGIVCLMMLVAAIYGCTYAAITAQGHRGPLAQTSDSGKMGGKEVFDHSLA